A window of Micromonospora sp. WMMC415 genomic DNA:
GCCCGACCTCGCCGGCGAGCACCACCAGCGGCGGGTCCAGCACCACACAGGTGCTCGCCACGCCCAGGGCGAGCCGGCGGGCCAGCTCGTCGAGCATCGGGCCGCCGGCCGCGCCGTCGGCGATCGCCGCGCGCACCGCACCGGCCGCCGTGTCGTCCGCGTACCCGTGCTCGTGGGCCAGCGCGCGGACCGCGTCGCCGCCGACAAGCTGCTGGAAGGCCGGCTTCGCCCGGCGGGAGACGTCGCGCGGGATGGGCGCCCCGGGCACCGGCAGGTAGCCGATCTCACCCGCGGCGCCGCTGGTGCCGTGGTGCAGGCGGCCACCCAGCATGATCGCCAGACCCACGCCGGCGCCGACCCAGACCAGCACGAAGTCGGGGACGCCCTGCGCCGCGCCGGACTGCGCCTCGGCCATCGCGGCCAGGTTCACGTCGTTCTCGAAGACCACCGGGGTGTGCAGGTCCTCCCGGAGAGCGGCGAGCAGGCCGGCGTGCCAGCGCGGCAGGTTGAACGCGAAGGTGATGTCGCCGCTGCCCGGGTCGACCAGGCCCGGGGTGCCCAGCACGATCCGCCGTACGCTCGACAGCTGCGCCTGCGCGCTGCTCGCCACCTGGACGACGGCGTTGTGCACCACGCCCACCGGGTCGTCGGTGTCCCGCGTCGACTGCTCGACCCGGCCGATCACCGCCCCGGTGATGTCGGCGCAGGCGGCGACCACCCGGTCCGCCCCGACGTCCACGCCCACCACGTGGGCGCTGCCGGGACGGACGGCGTAGAGCTGGGCGTTCGGGCCCCGCCCGCCGGCCTGCTCGCCGACCCGGGTGACCAGCCCGCGCTCCTCCAGGCGCTCGACCAGCTGGGACGCGGTGACCTTGGAGAGCCCGGTCAGCTCTCCCAGTCGGGCCCGGGTCAGCGGGCCGCGCTCCAGCAGCAGTTCCAGTGCCGCGCGGTCGTTGAGCGCCCGCAACAGACGGGGGGTGCCGGGGAGCCGGGTCGCACTCATGCCACGTCCTCGAAATATGTAAAGTTTGCTAACTGTAAACCGACCTGCGAACGGGTAGCCGTAGCGTAACGGCCACCCGCGGCCGGAGTGTTCGCCCGACCCGGCACGCCGGGGACCACCTCCGGTACGACGTCCGTGCCACCGGGCACCGAAAGGGGAAGATCAGTGGGGCTGGATCCAGGACTCCGCCGGCTCGCGCTGGGCACGCTGCTCGCCGCCTACCCGGGCCCGGTTCCGCCGGACTGGGCCGTCGACCTGGTCGGCGAGGGGCTCGCCGGGCACACCCTGTTCGGCACCAACGTCCACGACCCGGCGCAGGTGGCGGCGAGCACCGCCACGCTGCGCGCCGCCCGGTCGGACGTGCTGATCGCGATCGACGAGGAGGGCGGGGACGTCACCCGGCTCGCCCACGCCACCGGTAGCCCGTACCCCGGCAACGCCGCGCTCGGCGCGATCGGCGACGTGGCGCTGACCCGACGCGTCCACGAGGCGATCGGCGCCGAACTCGCCACCCTCGGCATCACCGTCAACCTCGCCCCGACCGTCGACGTGAACAGCGCCGACGACAACCCGGTGATCGGCACCCGGTCGTTCGGCGCCGACCCGGTCAAGGTGGCGGCGCACGCCGCCGCCGCGGTGGCCGGCCTCCAGGCCGCCGGCGTCGCCGCCTGCGCCAAGCACTTCCCCGGCCACGGCGCGACCGTCGCCGACTCCCACTACGAACTGCCCACCGTCGACGTGCCCGTGGACGTGCTCCGCGAACGGGACCTGCCGCCGTTCGCCGCGGTCGTCGCCGCCGGGGTGCGGGCGGTGATGACCGCGCACATCCGGGTCCCGGTGCTGACCGGGGAGGGCCCGGCCACCTTCAGCCGCGCGGTCCTGGTCGACCTGCTCCGGGGCGAGTACGGCTTCACCGGCGCGATCGTCACCGACGCCCTGGAGATGAAGGGCGCCGCCGTCGCCGCGGGCGGCGTGGGCCCCGCCGCCGTCCGGGCCCTTGCCGCCGGGGCGGACCTGCTCTGCATCGGCGCCAAGGTCGACGCCGACCTGGTGGAGCACGTCGCGGCGGAGATCGTCACCGCGCTCGGCGACGGCCGGCTGGACCGGGCACGCGTCGAGGAGGCGGCCGGCCGCGCCGCCGACCTCGCCGCCTGGACCCGGGCCGCCGGCACCGTCGAGGCCGCGCCCACCGGCCTGGGGTACGCGGCCGCGCGGCGCGCCGTACGGGTGGAGGGCGTGCTGACCGGGCTGGAGAAGCCCCTCGTGGTGCAACTGCACTCGACCTCCACGATCGCCGAGGGACGGGTGCCGTGGGGCCTCGGCCCGCACCTCGCCGGGGCGGAGGAACTGCGCGTGGTGGCCGCCGAGACCGAACCGGCGATCCTGCTCGGGCTCGCCGGCGACCGGCCGATCGTCCTGGTCGGCCGACACCTGCACCGGTTGCCGGGCGCCGCCGACCTGGTCACCGCGCTGGCCGCGCGGCATCCGGTGGCGGTGGTCGAGATGGGCTGGCCCGCGCAGTGGCGGCCGGCCGGCGTCCGCGCCTTCGTCACCACGTACGGGGCGAGCCACGCCAACGGGCGCGCCGCCGCCGAGGCCCTCGGCCTGGCCGGCTGAGCTGAGCGGGCCGGCCCGTTTCCGGCCGCCGGGATCCGGCCGGGGACGGGCGCGGGCGCGTCCACCCGGCCGGCGCCGTGCATCGGACCGGGCGGCTACGGGTATGCGGGTCGGATGACCGCGACCGAATCCTGGCTCCGGGCGCTCGCCGACCTCGCCCACCGGTCGCACCGGCTGCCGCCCGACGACCTGCCGGTCGCGGTGAACGCCGTTCTCCGGCCGCTGCGGGCCTCGGCGACCGTCTACCTCGTCGACGCGGAGCAGTGCGACCTGCGCCCGCTGCCCGAGCCCGGCCGCCCGACGCCGGAGCCCCTGCCGATCGACACCAGCCTCGCCGGGCGGGCCTTCACCCAGGTGGTGGTGCATGCCGGGCAGGGCCCGCCGCCTCGGCTCTGGCTGCCGATCGTGGACGGCACCGACCGGCTGGGACTGCTGGAGGTGTTTCCCCCGGCGGATGCCGACCTGGCCGACGAGGCCCTGCACGACGGTCTCCGCCTGATCGCCGGCCTGGTCGGCCACCTGGTGACGAGCAAGATCGGGTACGGCGACGGCCTGCACCGCGCGCGCCGCAGCCAGCCGATGGCTGTCTCCGCCGAACTGCTGTGGCAACTCCTTCCGCCACTCACCTTCGCCACCGCGAACACCACGATCAGCGCTCTGCTGGAACCCTGTTACGAGGTCGGCGGCGACGCCTTCGACTACGCCCTGAACGGTGCGACGGTGTCACTGGCGCTCCTCGACGGCGTGGGGCACGGCCTGCCGGCGGTGCTCACCACCTCGGTGGCGCTGTCCGCGCTGCGCTCGGCCCGGCGGGCCGGCGCCGACCTGACCGGGCTGGCCCGGGCGGTCGACGCCGCCATCGCCGGCCAGTGGACCGACGCCCGCTTCGTGACCGCCGTCCTCGCCGAGGTCGACACCGACACCGGAGCGCTCCGCTACGTCAACGCGGGCCATCCACCGCCGGTCCTGCTGCGCCGGGGGCGGGCCGTGCGGACCCTCGCCGAGGGGCGGCGCCTCCCGCTGGGCCTTCCGGACGACCGTGCGGACGTGGCGCACGTCCGCCTGGAGCCCGGCGACCGGCTGCTGCTGCACACCGACGGGGTGACCGAGGCCCGCGACGCGGCGGGTGTCCTGTTCGGCCTGCCGCGCCTCGCCGACCTCGCCGAACGGCACATCCGCTCCGGCCTGCCCGCACCGGAGACACTGCGGCGGATCAGCCACGCCGTCCGTGACCATCAGGCCGGGTGGACCGGTGACGACGCCACGCTGCTGCTCCTGCAGTGGTCCGAGCGGGCCGCGGCCGACACCGAACCCTGACCGCCGGGTCAGGTCAGGCGACGCCAGGTGGGACCGTCGGCGGGAACCGGGTCGGTCAGGCCGAGCAGCGGGCCCACCGCGGTGATCCGCAGGACGCGGGCCACCACCGGCTGCGGATCGGTCACCCGCAGGACGGCGTCCCTCTTCCGGGCGGCGGTGGCGGCCAGGACGAGCACGCGTACGCCGCTGGAGTCGAGGAAGCGCACCTCGGCCAGGTCGACCACGATCTCGCGCACGCCCGGGCGGGCCAGCGCGTCGGTGAGCGCGGCTTCGAGGGTGCCCACCGTCGAGATGTCGAGCTCCCCGGCGGGACGCAGGGTGACCCGGCCGGGGGCCTCACCGGACTCGGCACCCGGGGAATGCTCCACCAAGCCCTCACCTCCGCCCGACATCGTCCGCCCACCGACCATACCGACCGCCACCGCAACCGGCAGCACGCGCACGGCGGACCTGTCGGCAGCGTCCGTCACACAACGCATCACCGCCCCACATCAGCGCTGGACCGTTCCCGCCCAGGTCAGAGTCTGTTTCTCGACACTCCGACCCGCACGCACCACCCTTGCCGTCAGCCCGATGAATACGTAGCGTGATCGATACACACGGTTTCCGGCCCGCCCGCCGGATGCCGCACGGGGCCTGGGGGGAAGGGCGCGGACCGGGGATCCGGCCCGGGAACTCCGGTCCGCGCCCTGCCGACGGGTCAGCTCGGGTAGACGCCGAACGACCGCCAGCCCCGGTCGGCGAAGCCGGCCGCCTCGGCGACCCGGGCGGAGGCGGTGTTGCGCCGGTTGTGCAGGTACGTCGGCACGGCCCCCTCGTCGAGCACCCGGCGGGCCGCCTGGGCGACCAGCCGCCGCGCCAGGCCGCGCCCGCGCGCCGCCGGCACGGTCCCCACCGCCAGCTCGTGGCCGTACGCGTCGTGCCGCTTGATCCCCACGCCCGACAGGTACCGTCCCCGTTCGTCCCGCACCACCAGCACCGGCCGGTCGAACAGCCGCAGCCAGGGCGGCAGGCCCGGTGTGGCCGGCGAGACCCAGTCCCCGGCGTCGGGCAACGGCGCCGGGGCGAGGCTCCACCGGAACACGTCGTCGTGCACGGCCCACCCCGGATGGCCGACCGCCGCCGGCAGGCCGGACAGCAGCCGCCGCACGGAGCCCCGGGCCAGGTCGCGGACGGCGGTCACCCGGTCCGGCGCCACGGACAGCACGGTGCTCGCCGCGGCGGAGACGGCGACCGCCGGGCGGAGCCGGCCGTCCCAGGCGGGCTGCGCCCGGCGGTGGGACCCGACGACGTGCAGACCGGGGCCGGCGGGCCACTGGCCGAGCCACGTGGCCAGGTGCAGGTGGAGCAGCCGGTCGCGCATCGGCTCCTCCCTCCGGCCCCGGTGGTCACTCCGGTGATCACCGTACGCCGACCGCCCGGTGCGGGGGCGCCGTACGGACCGCCGGCCGGGACCGCCGGCCGGGCCGGGCGGCCGACCCGATCGGGCTCAGTGCCGGCCGTGGGCGACGTGCCCGTGCCCGCGGTGGCCGGTCTGACCGGCGTGGCCCGGGTGCTCGGCGTGGTGGTCGGCGCCGGCCGCGTGGTCGGCGTCGTGGTGGTGCCGGTGCGTCACCGCGACCGCGGGCCCGACCCGTAAGCGGCTCGCAAGGATCGCGCCGCCCGCGCATGGCTAGGCTGTGCGGACACGAGGGAGGTCCGGTGACGCAGCGGGTGCTGGTCGTCGATGACGACCGGACGGTCAGCGACGTGGTCTGCCGCTATCTGGAGCACGCCGGCTACGACGTGACGCACGTGGGCGACGGCGTCTCGGCGCTCGCCGCCGTGGCGACCGAGCCACCGCATCTCGTGGTGCTCGATCTGATGCTGCCGGGGGTCGACGGCCTGGAGGTCTGCCGGCGGCTGCGCGCGCGGCCGGACGGCGTACCCATCATCATGCTCACCGCGCGCGGCGACGAGGCCGACCGGATCCTCGGCCTGCAAGTGGGGGCCGACGACTACCTGGGCAAGCCCTTCTCCCCCCGCGAGTTGGTGCTGCGGGTGCGGTCCGTGCTGCGACGGACCGGCGGCGAGCCGGTCACCGCGCCGCCGGACGTGCTGCGCGACGGCGCCCTGGTGGTCGAGACCGGCCCCCGGGTGGCCCGGCTGCACGGCACCGAGCTGACCCTGACCGTACGGGAGTTCGACCTGCTGGTGCACCTGATGCGGCACCCGACGCGGGCGTTCCGCCGGGCCGAGCTGCTGGAACGGGTGTGGGGCTGGAGCTTCGGCGACCAGTCGACGGTCACCGTGCACGTCCGGCGACTGCGCGAGAAGGTCGAGGCCGACCCGGCGACCCCCCGGCGGATCGTGACCGTGTGGGGCGTCGGCTACCGCTACGAGCCCGGCGATGCGTGATCTCGCGCTGATCTTCGCGTTCGCGCTCCTGGCGGCACTCGGCGTGGGCGCGGTCGGCGCGCTCGTCCTCCGCCTGCTGCGCGGCCGGTCCGTCACCGTCCACATCGTCGCCCTGCTGGCGGTCACGGTGACCGCGGTGGTGGCCGGCGTCGCGGTGGTCGCCGAGGCGATGTTCCTCTCCGCCCACGACCGGGACGTGGTGCTGATAACCGTGGCCGCGGCGGCCGTCGTGAGCCTCGTGGTGGGCTGGCTGTTCGGGCGACGCCTGGCCGCCGCGGCGGTCTGGGCCGATCAGGCCCGGCAGCGGGAACGCCGGATCGAGCAGGGACGGCGCGATCTCGTCGCCTGGGTCTCACACGACCTGCGGACCCCCCTCGCCGGGCTGCGGGCGATGGCCGAGGCGCTGGAGGACCGGGTGGTCGACGACCCGGCGACGGTGGGCGAGTATCACCGCCGGATCCGGGTGGAGACCGACCGGATGACGCGCCTGGTGGACGACCTGTTCGAGCTCTCCCGCATCAACGCCGGCGCGCTGCGGCTGACGCTGTCGGCGGTGCCGCTGGGCGACGTGGTCTCCGATGCGCTCGCCGGCACCGCGCCGCTGGCCGCCGCCCGCCGGGTCCGCCTGGAGGCCCCCGACTCGGGCTGGCCCACGGTGCTGGCCAGCGAGCCGGAACTGGCCCGGGTGGTGGGCAACCTGTTGCTCAACGCGGTCCGCTACACGCCGTCGGACGGCACGGTCCGGGTGGACGCCGGGTGCGACACGGACAGCGCCTGGCTCGCCGTGGCGGACACCTGCGGCGGCATTCCGGACGAGGACCTGCCCCGGGTCTTCGACGTCGCCTTCCGGGGCGAGCCGGCGCGCACCCCGCGCCCGGGCGACGGCGCACCCGCCAGTTCCGGCGGTCTGGGGCTGGCGATCGTGCGCGGATTGGTTGAGGCCCACGGCGGGCGGGTACAAGTCCGGAACATCACGGACGGATGTCGATTCGAGATCCGGTTGCCGCTCGCCGGAACCGAGGGTATCGATCGACCGTCATATCTATTTCCATAGACGGACAACATTCTTTGGGACGGTAGGGTCATGCCGAATCAGCCGAATGACCGTTACCAACACGACCCCGAGCTGCTCTGGCCGGACAGCGGGGTCGCGGAACGGTTCCCGGCCCAGCCGCCGTACCGGGGCAACCGCGCGGCCACGCTCACCTGGGGTGAGCTGAACCGCCTGCCCGCCGGCACCTCCACCCGCAACCTCAACACCCGCTGACCCCACCGCGGCGAGCCAGCGCGGGCTTTCGCACACCTGTCGGGTAACGTCTTCTGGTCCTTCGACCGGCCTACGACAGGAGAAGCTCCGCGCATGGGCAAGAAGACGATCCACGTCTCCGACTTCAGCGGCACGGTGCTCCAGCCCGACGACGAGGTCGTCCGCGTCGTCGTCCTGGACCACCCTGACCTGGTGGCCGGGCCCGTGCAGTTGGACGCCACCCCGGTCGAGGTGGAGAGCATCGACGACGCCGCCCTGGACGTCGCGGTCGTCGAGATCCACGACCGGCACGGCGGCGGCGAGCCGCGCCGGGTGGTGCTGACCGCCAGCGAGTTCGACGCGATGGCCACCGACGTGCCGATGGCGCAGCTGCTGAAGACGGCCGAGCGGGTCCGCCCGCCGAAGACGCGCCGGGCCGCCGAAAAGGTCGACCACGGCACCATCGAGCACGCGGGCAGGCCGCACCGGGGCCGGGTCACCGAGGAGGAGGCCCGACTGGTGCGCGAGCGGCTCGACGAGGTCAACAAGCGCCTCGCCGACGCCGGTCTGCGCCAGATCGACCCGGCCGACCCGGAGCACGCCGCACGGTACGGCTTCCCCGCCTGAGCATCCCTCACTC
This region includes:
- a CDS encoding ROK family transcriptional regulator; translated protein: MSATRLPGTPRLLRALNDRAALELLLERGPLTRARLGELTGLSKVTASQLVERLEERGLVTRVGEQAGGRGPNAQLYAVRPGSAHVVGVDVGADRVVAACADITGAVIGRVEQSTRDTDDPVGVVHNAVVQVASSAQAQLSSVRRIVLGTPGLVDPGSGDITFAFNLPRWHAGLLAALREDLHTPVVFENDVNLAAMAEAQSGAAQGVPDFVLVWVGAGVGLAIMLGGRLHHGTSGAAGEIGYLPVPGAPIPRDVSRRAKPAFQQLVGGDAVRALAHEHGYADDTAAGAVRAAIADGAAGGPMLDELARRLALGVASTCVVLDPPLVVLAGEVGQAGGTALAERVQHEVAAITLVRPMVVPTGLTEEPILRGALHTALEAVRDEVFGSTVG
- a CDS encoding glycoside hydrolase family 3 N-terminal domain-containing protein — translated: MGLDPGLRRLALGTLLAAYPGPVPPDWAVDLVGEGLAGHTLFGTNVHDPAQVAASTATLRAARSDVLIAIDEEGGDVTRLAHATGSPYPGNAALGAIGDVALTRRVHEAIGAELATLGITVNLAPTVDVNSADDNPVIGTRSFGADPVKVAAHAAAAVAGLQAAGVAACAKHFPGHGATVADSHYELPTVDVPVDVLRERDLPPFAAVVAAGVRAVMTAHIRVPVLTGEGPATFSRAVLVDLLRGEYGFTGAIVTDALEMKGAAVAAGGVGPAAVRALAAGADLLCIGAKVDADLVEHVAAEIVTALGDGRLDRARVEEAAGRAADLAAWTRAAGTVEAAPTGLGYAAARRAVRVEGVLTGLEKPLVVQLHSTSTIAEGRVPWGLGPHLAGAEELRVVAAETEPAILLGLAGDRPIVLVGRHLHRLPGAADLVTALAARHPVAVVEMGWPAQWRPAGVRAFVTTYGASHANGRAAAEALGLAG
- a CDS encoding PP2C family protein-serine/threonine phosphatase, with protein sequence MTATESWLRALADLAHRSHRLPPDDLPVAVNAVLRPLRASATVYLVDAEQCDLRPLPEPGRPTPEPLPIDTSLAGRAFTQVVVHAGQGPPPRLWLPIVDGTDRLGLLEVFPPADADLADEALHDGLRLIAGLVGHLVTSKIGYGDGLHRARRSQPMAVSAELLWQLLPPLTFATANTTISALLEPCYEVGGDAFDYALNGATVSLALLDGVGHGLPAVLTTSVALSALRSARRAGADLTGLARAVDAAIAGQWTDARFVTAVLAEVDTDTGALRYVNAGHPPPVLLRRGRAVRTLAEGRRLPLGLPDDRADVAHVRLEPGDRLLLHTDGVTEARDAAGVLFGLPRLADLAERHIRSGLPAPETLRRISHAVRDHQAGWTGDDATLLLLQWSERAAADTEP
- a CDS encoding STAS domain-containing protein, producing MEHSPGAESGEAPGRVTLRPAGELDISTVGTLEAALTDALARPGVREIVVDLAEVRFLDSSGVRVLVLAATAARKRDAVLRVTDPQPVVARVLRITAVGPLLGLTDPVPADGPTWRRLT
- a CDS encoding GNAT family N-acetyltransferase, encoding MRDRLLHLHLATWLGQWPAGPGLHVVGSHRRAQPAWDGRLRPAVAVSAAASTVLSVAPDRVTAVRDLARGSVRRLLSGLPAAVGHPGWAVHDDVFRWSLAPAPLPDAGDWVSPATPGLPPWLRLFDRPVLVVRDERGRYLSGVGIKRHDAYGHELAVGTVPAARGRGLARRLVAQAARRVLDEGAVPTYLHNRRNTASARVAEAAGFADRGWRSFGVYPS
- a CDS encoding response regulator transcription factor, which produces MTQRVLVVDDDRTVSDVVCRYLEHAGYDVTHVGDGVSALAAVATEPPHLVVLDLMLPGVDGLEVCRRLRARPDGVPIIMLTARGDEADRILGLQVGADDYLGKPFSPRELVLRVRSVLRRTGGEPVTAPPDVLRDGALVVETGPRVARLHGTELTLTVREFDLLVHLMRHPTRAFRRAELLERVWGWSFGDQSTVTVHVRRLREKVEADPATPRRIVTVWGVGYRYEPGDA
- a CDS encoding sensor histidine kinase KdpD produces the protein MRDLALIFAFALLAALGVGAVGALVLRLLRGRSVTVHIVALLAVTVTAVVAGVAVVAEAMFLSAHDRDVVLITVAAAAVVSLVVGWLFGRRLAAAAVWADQARQRERRIEQGRRDLVAWVSHDLRTPLAGLRAMAEALEDRVVDDPATVGEYHRRIRVETDRMTRLVDDLFELSRINAGALRLTLSAVPLGDVVSDALAGTAPLAAARRVRLEAPDSGWPTVLASEPELARVVGNLLLNAVRYTPSDGTVRVDAGCDTDSAWLAVADTCGGIPDEDLPRVFDVAFRGEPARTPRPGDGAPASSGGLGLAIVRGLVEAHGGRVQVRNITDGCRFEIRLPLAGTEGIDRPSYLFP